The nucleotide window agaggagaatGGCAGAGCCCAAATGGTCTCTCATTCTCTTGTAGCCATAAAAGGTAGCCACAATATATTAACACCTTAAGGATAACCATCCTCTCTTAGCAACTCCTTTAGCAACCAAATCATCTCCTGCAGGCCAAGATTCAACCCCCAAGCTAGATCAGACAACTACTTTGGCTTGGTTCAACCACACAAGCATATTTTCACATCATGAAGTCCTAGATCTACACACAAAAACCACAAGATAACCTCTGTGTTCAACCCAACTCAGAGGTGGTGGGGAGGGAGGAACTCACACTTTGGGCTAGGGGAAGGAGCTTTCACCAACTCAAATGTGGCCGAGGACGGCCTCTAGTCGATAAATGACAAGGACTAAgcctcaaaaagaaaaaaaaaaactgagagaaaagtctctctctggatgttagagagagagagaaattccTGGGGGTAAGCTGCAATATTTATAAAGTTTAGTTTAATAATAATAGAATTATCAAGAACGTTATGAAGACTCAAAATCGATCCCTTTGAGCCAAAACTAGAAAATAGCGAAGGGGAAATTTTGAAACCTCTAACGCAAGTAATCATTTTTAAGGTGGGACATTTTACTCGCAACGTTGAGGCCATGTGCTGAGGCAGTGTAAAAGCAAGGACATCAATTGTCATTGGGGAGAAGATTTCTGCCTACTTTTTTCTCTCACTTTCTTTCTCAGTTAACCTTTTATGTATTGCTTTAACGGTTCACAGTGTGAAGTAGAGTGTTGAATATTTCATTGTTTCTCACTGCCATATCTCAATTCCATTCTTTCTTCCAAAACAGAAgctaaaatgataattgacagaGAGATGGCAAGTTATTAAATTGATTTCCCATTCAAATAATTACATTGACAGATTATAGAATGAACTACAGGATGAAGCCATTAGCAATGGCCTGATTTGTTTTCAAACTAGTAGTTTCATAAACTGGTAGCTCCTCTATGTACCTTCCAATCCCAATAAGATGATCTAGCTCGAAAAGATCAGAGCTTGAGCAACtctcatcatcttcatcttcatcgCTATCTTCAATATAACTGTGAAAACCCCTGAAATCTAATTCACTGACACTCTTCTTCTTATAATTCCTGATGTAATTTCCTCCTTTAGCAACATCTTCCTTTAGTGAAGAACTCTTTGAAATTTTTTGAGGCACAGGCATTGGCATCAACCCAGGATCATCTTCATAGATACATTTATGACCACAAGGTCTAGAATCCTCATCAACAATGACACTAACAGGATAGAATCTAACTGACCGTTTATTCCCATTGCTCTGTTTCCCTCTTGAAGGAGGCGTTTTGCTCAAACAAGAACTTGAAAAGGATGTAACTGAAGAACATGCAGATTTTGATTTACGCTGGCAACTCACATCGTCCATGGCACCAATGGAACACATTTGCACTTTCTTGGCACTCCCTGAACGGAAAATAGAATTGAGAAAGCTGGCAATGCGACCTCCTGGTGAAATTGGTTGCTTTGCTTTCTTTAATTCGCCATAGATTTTCTGTGCTCGTAGCTTTGTCTTGGTAAATCCTCCTTCACACTTGGGCTTCTGTTGCTTTTCTGGAAGAGGCTTGTTTCTTTGTGGGGTTAAACTCGATCCTCTTGTTGAATTTTCCTTGACACTAGATTCAGCTTCAGAGGACGAGAAGACTCCACCACTTCCACCTGCTCCAGAGCTAGAATCTGAAGAAGTGCAAGTAGAATTAAAATGCATAGAACGACGAGTGCTTTGCTTCTCCATCCAGGTTTCAATCATGATAGCTCGTCGAAGATTAGATAATTCTTTATCTTCTTCAAGAAACCCATCACGCCGAGCCATAGAAACAGAGTTGGTAGTGCTCTGTTTCTTTATCACAGTAGTTTCTCTATATTGACTGAAAACTTTCTCTACACCACCATTGGGTTCATCAATAGAACGGTAAATGGCAtcaagaagagaagaagagaaagatgGGGTTCTCTTCCTTTGAGTAAATGTGTTTTCCATTTCCCTGGAAGACCTCTCCTTCCTATACATGCTTATATACAGCGAAGAAAAAGAGGCTTATAAAGAGAAGCAGAGAAGAGAGAAGTCTGAAGATGAAAAGACAGGGAGGTATAGTTTAAGGAAGTGGTAAGGTATAGTGTCCGCCAAGAGAATGTCAAAAGCTGCAAGACACATCAATAGAATGGCAAGTAGAAGTAGGTCATGTGAAGAATGAGAGAAAAGGAAATATCTTTTTGTTAAAATAAACGAGGGAGAGAAACAAGAGTACAGAAAGAAAAATTTCCCTGTTGGGTATTCTCTGTAGGGGAAGATGTCGTCTGGTCTGGTCTGTTTGTGTACGGCTGAGCTTTGAATAATCAAAGAAAAAGAGAAGGCAAGAAGAAACTAGCAAAAGGAAGACATGAAAAAGGAGAGGTACGCCAGAGCGCGCGTGCGGTTAAATAATAGTTGAGAGTTGGACAGGGTGGCCGTTTACACTATGTTTGGAAAGGCAGGAAAATAAGGgagagaagaaaataaaagaagaaaataattttattttttattatttttatttgaattgagtaaaaaataaatatagaaGAAAATTTTATAGCAAAAATAAAAATGTTTCTTTTTTTTCACTTATTTCTTAAAATGAGAAAAGTaagagaaaaatatttaaaattataaatatatttctatgttttataaatttttttttaaatttaaggataaaattataattttattatttataaaataacttTTCTTCCAATATTTCCCCTCAGTTCAAACAAaggtaagaaaaataatttttattttcattccttatttttctttctttattttccttcctctttaAAAAGCTTCCAAACGATGTTAGTTAAATGGAAAAAtagatatataatttatttttatttattttatatttaagaaTTCACTAATatatgaaaatttacaatttattcaCTAAATTTTATCTTGTATTacaatttaatttctaaattttaaaattttaattatttaatctctaaaTTTTACACTTCATTATGCATTAATTTctgaatttcaataaatgaattatttaatcattttaattttaatatatagaataatttagtctttatagttttaatatttataataatttcatcTATTAACAGAAtgactaaattattttatatattaaaattataaaactaaagTGTGAtataatacaaaatgtaaaactaaataatttatttctcaaaattaatgaactaaaatgtaatataatataaaatttagagattaaataattaattttttaaaatttagaggCTAAAGTATAATATAAacaaaatgtaagaatcaaattaTAAACTTTTCATGTTATTATGTATTGAGTCTGGACAAAATagttctaaaaaaaattaattaagtgattagataaattataaatttaatataaaaatatgagttctattatatatattttatttacatcaaaataattaattaatttattaattatttttaagctccaataactcaatcaaataacacaaatttcaatagtttatttatcttttattcttagtagtttttattttttttaaggctttatatttaattttaaattttatactcattttgtaattaatcaaATCAACCTTTTATTTTAATTACACGTGAGATTGATAAAATTGCTTGCAGTAGAATCGATTTTCATAACCACTTAATGTAAAAGTGAGAGTGCAAAATTAAATAATAtcctatatatttaataagtctataaatcataaattatgaaataattgaaattattttttaaaaaataattaaattatatttataataaatttgatttaaataataatttctcaAGAGGAAAAATTATCtatatatgttatttataattgattttgagttttcaaattaaataattaaaatttagtggTGGGTGGCAATGTGATGtgagataaaagaaaataaaagttaattttgGTGATGATGGTGATGAATGAGAAAATTGGGGCAACTGAAAATTAATCATAACGCAATGCCATTGCGAGGTGAAATCTCTTtgcaaatttttattttcacatcATCTTTTCTCAAGTCTTTTCACAAGCTTTTACTCACTCAAATCACTATAGGTGAAAAAATCGTTTtcttgaaaaaaattattattttaaatataattaattattttaaaattattataattaaaatttatttttgaatattcttttattaacatatttaaatatatatttttttcattaattatgATTAGTTAATCCTTAAGGATTTATTTgatattattgttaaaattattattaaaagaatatatttttaaatataataaatagagagtattaaaattgatttaaaattaaatttaatgtattaattataaaaattttaaaataattaaacaattttttaaagtaatttaaaaaaaaaaatttccaagaTTTGAAAACTTCCAACTTGTGTTTAAGTTCAAAAGCCTTAACTTATCAACTTACCAAATTGATGGATTGGGAGGTTTTatctttgaaatttttaaatatttaaaaaaaaaattctttttattagatattaaaaaattataaaaatttaaaaaatataaaaaaaaactcaCTTTTAAAAACTTTATTTTAAGAAGAGAGCCTATTCCCCTTAAAAGCATAAATGCTTTTGCTAAATTCTAGTTTTCAACACGTTAATTGAACACAACTTTCTAatgatgataaaaaaattatatatttttttaattttatcttatttttaattttagtttaaaatgtaatattgataataaatttATCCAATTTGATGTAttagaaatgaaatataaatgaaaaaccCAAAAACAAAACTACTTTAATAAGATGAATTGTATTACTTTCTAATATGAACAAAGCATTTACACTTATATCTCATTGTtcttaagaaataaatatattaataatgcctgaatttttctaaattttcaaattaatatttaatttttattaattagctgaatatgaaaattttattttatttaaaatgtatttagttaaatttatttattataatattaaaatagataaatatatCCTTATATATAGTATTGCTCTTATTTCTCCATTCTATTCATCTCttccacttttttttttatttataatagattctctctcttttttttttaaataaaaattttatttttttttctcttgttatatgtaatataaaaatttacataTCATAAATTAAATATAGTCAATAATTATTATATGATTCCAATTTCTtgctttttttgaatttttttttttatcaatctcAAGTTGACTCTTTTTGCATTTTTGTTAACacaaattaattttctattttcttAGAAATTAAATAgccttaataaatattatttatttatttatttgtggagattgaattttaaattaaaaatgatttggttatataaattatatatttttttttatttttcttaaaagaaaataaaaaaataattttgttaaaaaaggaaaaaaaataagagaaataaatGAGGTAGAGGAATAAAAGCGATATTATTTAAAGGAAATaaaggtttaatttaattttctgataaataaattcagtcaaaattaattttaatgaaattaaattttctattggacacttaattattaaaaaataaaaatctaaaagATGAAATACTACCAATATATTTATGATTTATCCCATTGTTTCACAGCGATAATGGGCTCACTAGATAGCTTTGCAGTTGCATGGCATAGACTTACTAGTTCGAGGGCCAATATCTACCTTCTACACTTTTTGGGTTGAAAGTGCTCGAGAATACGAAGTGAACCGACAACCCATGTAATGGCAAGTGATTTTAGACTCAGTTTCGTTGCATGGACTTTTCATTACAGTATTACAAAAtagattaatgaaaaattatataatttttatcaaGACAATGGTAAAAAGCTTCTTCCAAAAGTGAACTTGAACTTCATTGATTTAAGCACTCTGTGAATGGCGGAAGTTTTGGCGGTTGGAATGGAATACCAACATCTATTTCTCGAATGACCTAATTATTTATACTCATTGATCACCTATAAAGAGTCTTAACAGTATCATTGTCAAGCTATTGAAAATCCAAACTCAGAAACTTCACTTCTTTgcctaattattaaatatattgagagtattaaaaattaatattttcttaaatataaatatttaacttTTCCTAATTTATAAGAAGTGGGATCCATGGCTTTTTCATGAGAAAGCATGCGATAATCCCTCCCTTCTCGACAGTCGAATTTGAAAAGACTAACCGCCAACTAATCAATCATTTACATATGGATGTCATTTAACAATCTAAACAGCTCAACATCATAGCTCCAACTTTACTCTTCTTTTTTTCCCCCCTCTTTTCCTGTTTTTGTCATTGGAATGATGAAGTCCACAACTATACACGGAAGCATTGCTTGAAAAACGAGAGatagcaaagaaaaaaaaaaaatagaaaacacaTTCTTTCATTGATACTGATGTGTTGACCACCCATATAACTGTGAATACACAACTATTGCTCTTTATCCACCcataattaaaagaaattgttaaaatatagattaattaaggaTATCATCCCAATTCCCACGATGGTATGCTCATGCATCTACCAAGTTGAGGAACTTCACAAGTAAGAAACTTTTCCAAGAATCATGCGAGGAGTCTCCCAAAAATCGAGAGGTGCCAGCAGCACCTGTTTAGATTCTGTATGGAAGAGATTCTACTAGTAtggaaggaagaaaaaaaaatgattcaaAGAAATAGTAGAGATAAACACACCCCCACAATCTTGACAGCACCAGCAGCTACTGTTTTTTGCTCAATTACAAGTATTGTTCATGTATCCTGGCTCGATTCTCTTCCCACCACAATCTGGCATGCATCTCCCCAAATTTTTCCCGGCTGCATCACATTTGCACATAGTAAGTGGACCAGTAAATACAACTCTAAGTTacataaacaaaataaaaaagccATTGATAAATTCATGCTACACAAGAAAAGAATCAGTGGAAGCAACATGATGAACACAgtaatttgtttttgaaagttgTCAATTCAAGTCATAATTGTAAGTTGGCTCAATTATAGCATCGATATCGCTATCATAAAGTCCAAACAATCATTATTGAGTCAGATCAAATCCACTCAAGAACTTACTCATGGAGCATTATCAAATTGTCAGTAATGTTTTTGTCTGTAAAACAGTCCTAGTATTCAAAAGGGGAAAAGTATTTGCCAACAACCATGAAGATTGTATATCCAGATATTCAGGCAGTGTTCCTACACAACCAAGCATACCAGAGCTCATAATCAGTCCAATACATAGGCTTGATATTCAGGCAATAATGCCTTAATCAGATTGCTATTCTGGCAGAATCATGGTACAACACAGTACATGGCTAGAGTAGTCATCTAATTGAGATATAGCTGACTGATCCAACAGTCCATATCAGAGAGTAAAAGATTTAGCACTCAAGGATGGCATATACTTGTATATTATACACACCATATTTTCTCTCCACCAGCCACGCTAATCATAAGAAAATTCAATTGACTAGAATTCAGGTTGGGGACCATTATTTCCTTTATGTCAACTAGCAAAAAGATCAAACAGTGATGAATCCAAGGATCCAAGAATATGCCAGAAACGTCATATTTCTAGTTTGTATCAAAAGGATCCATACTCATGAGCAAAAATGCATCCAATTATGGAGCCGATAATTTCATGACCATGCCGATGACCTATGAGAGCACGTTTGTGTATCACATCCCATATCATATTTAGGAACTTGTTTGTTAGTTACTTCCACATGGTATTCTTTCTGAGAAAATATCAATCCACTTATCATAAAGTGATCACAGAATCTTACCTGAATCTAACTCTTCTGAGCTCCCTTTTGCCACCTGGCAAGGCTCTGATAGTTATGTAAACTCCCGGTTCATCCTGTTCAACCCATTCAGTTTCCATATCACTAGCATTGCTTATTGACAGCTCCCCAGAGCGATCTGCCTCCCTTGATGAGCTACTTCTTATAGAAGCATCCATTGATGATGTTTCTGTCTTGGCCCCACTAATACTAGAGAGTTTTGGGGTCGAAGTGAGACCACCTGAATCACAGTAATGCCGAGCTTGCATTGGATGATGATCCAGTGAATCTGAGGATGAGTAGCCCATTCCCATCCCTGTTGGTCGATACAGATTACAAGGCAAGCGTTCTCTGGTCAGTGGTGGCGTTACAGGGCTGTCTTCTGCAGACTCCATCTTTGAGCTCTGTCCAGGTTTTAAAAGATGACATTTTCAGCAtcaaaatattttatttgaattcATCACTCCAAACGTGTAGTGTGAAAGGAGGTACATCTCACTCCCAACATGCTGGCACCTCACACTACCACTAATGCTCTGTCATTCAATGTAAGATCTTGCTGCCCTACTATTAATCTCTTTTTTGGAGTAGAATGGGTTAACATTGCAAACCGTTGATAAGTAAACTAAATTAACTTAATGTATTGCGAGTAAACTACACTATCATTGCCCTGAAGTGGCTATCTGAGATTATTACACTCTCGTTGATCATGTCCTCATGTCATTGTTTGGGAAGTCATAACTAGTGTGGAAACTCACCTCATCTTCAGATCTTAGGGGTGTTGGAAGGGGAAAAGCCTGGCGATTAAACCTCTGGACATTGTAAAGCTCCATGACCCTGTCATAATTCTCTGCCCACCATCTTTGAGCTTGCCACTTGTTAAACATGTCTCGACTAAAGCAAAGACAATTAACTACATTCAGAAGCCTGATATTCGTGAAATTATGATAATAAAACAGTGAATTAGTGATGCCATGAAATATTTGGCATGTACTATGCATATGGTCAAGGTTAAGGCAACTAAAAATAATATAAGGTGAATTGAATAATGGGCTTGCCAATcagacaaaaaaataaataaataaagcattACCAgatataatttttttcatataaaGAATTCATTGAAGTTTAAgtcataaaatatttttacataaaaacaTAGGATGATCAACGGTTCACATGCATCATGCTATCAGCGGTTTACATGCCTATGGCTTGAAGCCTTCAAT belongs to Hevea brasiliensis isolate MT/VB/25A 57/8 chromosome 4, ASM3005281v1, whole genome shotgun sequence and includes:
- the LOC110632843 gene encoding protein BIG GRAIN 1-like C translates to MYRKERSSREMENTFTQRKRTPSFSSSLLDAIYRSIDEPNGGVEKVFSQYRETTVIKKQSTTNSVSMARRDGFLEEDKELSNLRRAIMIETWMEKQSTRRSMHFNSTCTSSDSSSGAGGSGGVFSSSEAESSVKENSTRGSSLTPQRNKPLPEKQQKPKCEGGFTKTKLRAQKIYGELKKAKQPISPGGRIASFLNSIFRSGSAKKVQMCSIGAMDDVSCQRKSKSACSSVTSFSSSCLSKTPPSRGKQSNGNKRSVRFYPVSVIVDEDSRPCGHKCIYEDDPGLMPMPVPQKISKSSSLKEDVAKGGNYIRNYKKKSVSELDFRGFHSYIEDSDEDEDDESCSSSDLFELDHLIGIGRYIEELPVYETTSLKTNQAIANGFIL
- the LOC110632851 gene encoding protein Brevis radix-like 4, with amino-acid sequence MLTCVPRTKQPGDDSLSQADESGTTSIHNTKHHQAIKSLTTQLRDMALKASGAYRHCNPCTVPTTQGRFRSNWNESDAESERFRWSLRRTGSSSSTTTRTWGKEMEARLKGISSSSGEGTPNSMNGSGRRVDPPVVFVEENEPKEWVAQVEPGVLITFVSLPRGGNDLKRIRFSRDMFNKWQAQRWWAENYDRVMELYNVQRFNRQAFPLPTPLRSEDESSKMESAEDSPVTPPLTRERLPCNLYRPTGMGMGYSSSDSLDHHPMQARHYCDSGGLTSTPKLSSISGAKTETSSMDASIRSSSSREADRSGELSISNASDMETEWVEQDEPGVYITIRALPGGKRELRRVRFSREKFGEMHARLWWEENRARIHEQYL